DNA from Metabacillus flavus:
TCTGAGAAATAACCGCCGTATTCCCCTTCAAATACTTTTACAACCATGAGCTTGGCATCCGGCACCATCCCGGTTACGCCAAATAAATTATTATTGGCGGCAATAATCCCTGCGACGTGCGTTCCGTGCTGGTCCTGCGCCGTATCTTTAGCCGTTTTCGGAAGTTCTTTTCCGTAAAGGTACGTAATTTTGGACTGCACCCGGCCTTTAAGATCCTCGTGATCGGATATCCCTGAATCAATGATGGCAATTTTGCAGGCACAGTCTTTTGCAGTCAAACGGTAAGCCTGGGATTTCTTCACGCCCCACGGTGTCGTTTGTTTGTAGGACGCAGCTGTTGTTTTTCTGTCTATTTCTGCACTGATAATGGCTGGGTTATTTTTGAGCTCCTGCAGGGATTTTTCCCCTGTTAAGACCGCATAATAATGCCCATCCAATGAAAAGCTTCTGATGAGACTCCAATCTTTTAAAGAAGCAGCCAGATCAGCAGGCTTTTTCGATAGCTCAACAAGATAGCGCGATGTATCAGCATTTGCCTGCGGAGCCGGCACAGCCAGCGCAGAACCAAACAATAGACAGCATATGAACAGAATCTTGACGATATTCCCCATTTTTTCACTCTACTCTCTCAAGTTAGTCGTTCTTTTCTCTTATATACTAATCGGATACCATAAAAAAAACTAGATGGAAAATTCCATCTAGTTTCGGCTCGTAATATTTTTTCGTCCAACTGAATAATATTCAACCGGATGCTGGGCTGCCTGCTCAAGAGAATAGCAGTTGCGTCCGTCAAAAATAATCGGCTCATTCATTTTCTCAATATAATCATGGAATGTAAGAGCTTTTACTTGATCCCACTCGGTTACGATCATTGCAAAATCTGCTCCTGCAATGGCTTCATCCGGGCTTTCTACATAGAGAGTCTCGGAGGGAAGAAGTTTTTTCGCATTGTCTGCTGCTATCGGATCATAGGCAACGACGGTTGCTCCTTCTTTCACCAATTCATGGGCTAGAGTGATGGATGCTGCTTCACGCATATCATCAGTGTTTGGCTTGAACGCTAGACCAAGCATAGCCACGCGCTTTCCTTCCAGGCTGCCAAAACGCTGCTTAGCTTTTGTTACAAGCATGCGCTGCTGTTCGCCATTGACTTGAATAACGGATTTCAGCAGGTTGAAATCGTGCTGAACATAGCTTGCGATCTGGACAAGCGCGCTTGTGTCTTTCGGGAAGCAGGATCCGCCGTAGCCGATTCCCGCTTTCAGGAATTTGCTGCCGATCCGGTCATCAAGTCCCATGCCAGCCGCTACATCTTCTACGTCTGCCTCAAGCTTTTCGCAGAGGTTGGCGATTTCGTTGATAAAGCTGATTTTCGTAGCAAGAAATGCATTGGAAGCATACTTGATCATTTCCGCACTGCGGATATCCGTTTTGAATATTTCAATGCCGAACGGACGGTTGATTTCCTCTAGTAGAGCAGCAGCTTCTTCGTTGTTGGATCCAATTACAATCCGATCGCCTTCAAATGTATCCTTTACAGCGGATCCTTCACGAAGGAACTCCGGATTGGAGACAGAGTGAACCTTATAATCCTCTTTCAGGTGCTCTCTTACAATCGACTGGACGCGTTCGTTTGTTCCAACAGGCACCGTGCTTTTCGTTACAACGACTACATCATTTTCGATGTTGCTGGCGATATCGATTGCTACCTGCTCAACGAAGCGAAGATCGGCCTGGCCATCTTCACGCTGAGGTGTGCCTACTGCAATATAAATGGCTTTAGCACCGGCAAATGCTTCTTTATGATTCGTTGTAAAATGCAGTCTTCCCCGGTCAATGTTCGCTTTCATCAATTCATCGAGACCCGGCTCATAAATTGGAGACAAACCTTGTCTCATGCGCTCCACTTTTTGTTCATCGATATCGACACAGGTAACGTCATGACCGATTTCAGAAAGGCAGACACCTGTTACCAGACCGACATACCCTGTACCAACTACTGCTATTTGCATGATGTCAAATCCTCCAAATTGCTGAATGCTCAGCTTTTTACTTTTTCACTACCTTTTCAAGATAGTTGTTTACTTGGTCTCTTAGATCTTCGCGCTCAAGGGCAAAGTCAACCGTTGCTTTAATAAAACCGAATTTGTCGCCAACATCATAGCGCTGTCCGTCAAAGTTGTACGCATAAATCGGCTGGCTTTCGTTCAATACCTTCAGCGCATCGGTCAGCTGAATCTCTCCGCCGGCTCCCGGTGGCAGCTCATCAAGAATGCTGAATATCTCTGGCGTCAGAATATAGCGGCCCATAATTGCATAGTTAGAAGGTGCTTCTTCTCTCTTCGGCTTTTCAACCAATGTATGTACAGAAATCATTTTATCTCCATTAGGCGTTTCCTGAGGAGCGATGATTCCGTATTTGGATACATCCTCCTGCGGCACCTGCTGTACGCCAACTACACTGCGCTGATGCAGATCAAATGCATCAATCAGCTGCTTCGTGCACGGAACCTCAGAACGGACAATGTCATCACCAAGCAGAACCGCAAAAGGCTCGTCTCCAATAAAACGGCTTGCACAGTTAATCGCATGGCCCAATCCTTTTGGCTCTTTTTGGCGGATGTAATGAATGTTAGCAAGGCCGGAGATTGCCTGGACCTCTTTAAGGACCTTGTCTTTCCCTTTTTTCGCAAGAGTTTCTTCAAGCTCATAGGATTTATCGAAATGATCCTCGATCGCGCGCTTTCCGCGACCACTTACGATAATAATATCTTCAATCCCGGAGGCAACCGCTTCTTCAATAATGTATTGAATGGTCGGCTTGTCTACAATCGGAAGCATTTCCTTCGGCTGTGCTTTTGTAGCAGGCAAAAAGCGTGTACCTAAACCCGCAGCTGGAATAATGGCTTTTCTAACCTTTGTCATAAAAATCCCCCTACTAATTCTATTTTTTCAAATACGTTTTCTTCACAGCATTCCAAGCGTATCCCCCAAAGCAAACGGCCGAGTAAGGCAGGCTAAGCTTCTCAACCTCACGATACACCTTCCACGTTTGCTTTGCCGCTTTTACCTTATTGCTCGAGATTGATCCAGGAACGAGTCTGTAATAGGCCAGCGTTTCCTGCAGTCCATATGCGGTAATGCCTGTTTTCAGAATCGACAGCCACAGCGCAAAATCCTGTCTTGTCCGGATGTTCGGCATTTGAATCGGAC
Protein-coding regions in this window:
- a CDS encoding S8 family serine peptidase; the protein is MGNIVKILFICCLLFGSALAVPAPQANADTSRYLVELSKKPADLAASLKDWSLIRSFSLDGHYYAVLTGEKSLQELKNNPAIISAEIDRKTTAASYKQTTPWGVKKSQAYRLTAKDCACKIAIIDSGISDHEDLKGRVQSKITYLYGKELPKTAKDTAQDQHGTHVAGIIAANNNLFGVTGMVPDAKLMVVKVFEGEYGGYFSDITAGIAWAVNNGAEVMNISLGVHASKDEVTERVLKSAYDKGVTIVAASGNEGLTVDYPASSAYTIAVGAVDQYYRMPAWSNYGKGLDILAPGVDILSTVKTNQYASYSGTSMAAPHVTAAISKLLPLYTGPKNGEKVEWVRSRLKDYADVRSVAIKGRTLQVPVLNLYKSYYGLK
- a CDS encoding UDP-glucose dehydrogenase family protein; translation: MQIAVVGTGYVGLVTGVCLSEIGHDVTCVDIDEQKVERMRQGLSPIYEPGLDELMKANIDRGRLHFTTNHKEAFAGAKAIYIAVGTPQREDGQADLRFVEQVAIDIASNIENDVVVVTKSTVPVGTNERVQSIVREHLKEDYKVHSVSNPEFLREGSAVKDTFEGDRIVIGSNNEEAAALLEEINRPFGIEIFKTDIRSAEMIKYASNAFLATKISFINEIANLCEKLEADVEDVAAGMGLDDRIGSKFLKAGIGYGGSCFPKDTSALVQIASYVQHDFNLLKSVIQVNGEQQRMLVTKAKQRFGSLEGKRVAMLGLAFKPNTDDMREAASITLAHELVKEGATVVAYDPIAADNAKKLLPSETLYVESPDEAIAGADFAMIVTEWDQVKALTFHDYIEKMNEPIIFDGRNCYSLEQAAQHPVEYYSVGRKNITSRN
- the galU gene encoding UTP--glucose-1-phosphate uridylyltransferase GalU; its protein translation is MTKVRKAIIPAAGLGTRFLPATKAQPKEMLPIVDKPTIQYIIEEAVASGIEDIIIVSGRGKRAIEDHFDKSYELEETLAKKGKDKVLKEVQAISGLANIHYIRQKEPKGLGHAINCASRFIGDEPFAVLLGDDIVRSEVPCTKQLIDAFDLHQRSVVGVQQVPQEDVSKYGIIAPQETPNGDKMISVHTLVEKPKREEAPSNYAIMGRYILTPEIFSILDELPPGAGGEIQLTDALKVLNESQPIYAYNFDGQRYDVGDKFGFIKATVDFALEREDLRDQVNNYLEKVVKK